One part of the Arabidopsis thaliana chromosome 1 sequence genome encodes these proteins:
- a CDS encoding SPFH/Band 7/PHB domain-containing membrane-associated protein family (SPFH/Band 7/PHB domain-containing membrane-associated protein family; INVOLVED IN: biological_process unknown; LOCATED IN: plasma membrane, vacuole; EXPRESSED IN: 26 plant structures; EXPRESSED DURING: 15 growth stages; CONTAINS InterPro DOMAIN/s: Band 7 protein (InterPro:IPR001107); BEST Arabidopsis thaliana protein match is: SPFH/Band 7/PHB domain-containing membrane-associated protein family (TAIR:AT5G62740.1); Has 35333 Blast hits to 34131 proteins in 2444 species: Archae - 798; Bacteria - 22429; Metazoa - 974; Fungi - 991; Plants - 531; Viruses - 0; Other Eukaryotes - 9610 (source: NCBI BLink).), with the protein MGQALGCIQVDQSNVAIKETFGKFDEVLEPGCHCLPWCLGSQVAGHLSLRVQQLDVRCETKTKDNVFVTVVASIQYRALAESAQDAFYKLSNTRNQIQAYVFDVIRASVPKLDLDSTFEQKNDIAKTVETELEKAMSHYGYEIVQTLIVDIEPDVHVKRAMNEINAASRMREAASEKAEAEKILQIKRAEGEAESKYLSGMGIARQRQAIVDGLRNSVLAFSESVPGTSSKDVMDMVLVTQYFDTLKEIGASSKSNSVFIPHGPGAVRDIASQIRDGLLQGNSAAE; encoded by the exons ATGGGTCAAGCTTTGGGTTGTATTCAAGTTGATCAGTCGAATGTAGCAATCAAAGAGACTTTTGGGAAATTCGACGAAGTTCTTGAGCCGGGTTGTCACTGTTTGCCATGGTGTTTGGGAAGTCAAGTCGCTGGTCACCTTTCTTTACGTGTTCAACAGCTCGATGTTCGCTGCGAGACAAAGACTAAG GATAATGTGTTTGTCACGGTTGTTGCTTCCATTCAATACCGTGCCTTAGCGGAGAGTGCTCAAGATGCTTTTTACAAGCTCAGCAACACGAGGAATCAGATTCAAGCTTATGTCTTTGATG TGATCCGAGCAAGTGTACCTAAGCTGGATCTAGACTCTACCTTTGAGCAAAAGAATGACATTGCAAAAACCGTTGAGACTGAGCTCGAAAAG GCTATGTCGCATTACGGGTATGAGATTGTTCAGACACTGATTGTGGATATCGAGCCTGATGTGCACGTCAAGAGGGCAATGAATGAGATCAATGCTG CTTCTAGAATGAGAGAGGCAGCGAGTGAGAAAGCTGAGGCAGAGAAGATTCTGCAGATCAAGCGTGCTGAGGGAGAAGCTGAATCGAAATACCTTTCAGGTATGGGTATAGCCCGTCAGAGACAAGCCATTGTGGACGGTCTGAGAAACAGCGTCCTCGCCTTCTCCGAGTCTGTTCCAGGAACATCTTCCAAAGACGTGATGGATATGGTTCTTGTGACTCAGTACTTTGACACATTGAAGGAAATTGGTGCTTCTTCGAAGTCAAACTCGGTGTTCATACCGCACGGTCCAGGCGCTGTTAGGGACATTGCTTCACAGATCAGGGATGGTCTTCTTCAGGGTAACTCTGCTGCTGAGTAG